tatattttggagattaatcctttgtccattgtttcatttgcaaatattttctcccattctgagggttgtctttttgtcttgtttatggtttcctttgctgtgcaaaagcttttaagtttaattaagcaagtcccatttgtttatttttgtttttatttctgttactctaggaggtgggtcaaaaaagatcttgctgtggtttatgtcaaagactgtttttcctatgttttcctctaaaagttttatagtgtctggtcttacatttaagtctttaatccatttggagtttatttttgtgtatggtgttagagagtgttctaatttcattcttttacatgtagctgtccagttttcccagcaccatttattgaagaggctgttttttctccattgtatgttcttgcctcctttgtcgtaaattaggcgcccatatgtgagtgggtttatctctgggcattctatcctgtaccattgatctatatttctgtttttgcaccagtaccatactgacttgattattgtagctttgtggtatagtttaaagtcagggagcctgattccaccaactccgtttttctctctcaagattcctttggctattcggggtcttttgtgtttccatacgaattgtaagattttttgttctaattctgtgaagaatgccattggtagtttgatagggattgcactgaatctgtacattgctttgggtagtatagtcattttcacaatattgattcttccaatccaggaacatggtatatttttctgtctgtttatgtcatctttgatttctttcatcagtgttttatagttttctgagtacaagtctttcacctccttaggtttattcctaggtatttgattctttttgttgcaatggtaaatgggagtgtttccttaatttctctttctgattttttgttgttgatgtataggaatgccagagatttctgtgcattaatttcgtatcctgcaaccttaccaaattcattgattaattctagtagttttctggtggcatgtttacgattttctatgtatagtatcatgtcatcggcaaatagtgacagtttgacttcttcttttccaatatgtagtccttttatttctttttcttctctgattgctgtggctaggacttccaaaactatgttgaataagagtggcaagagtggacatccttgtctggttcctgatcctagcagaaatgctttcaatttttcaccattgagtatgatgcttgctgtgggtttgccatatatggcctttattatgttgaggtaggttccctttatgcccattttctggagagtttttatcataaatcggtgttgaattttgtaaaagttttttctgcatctactgagatgatcatatggtttttattccttaatttgttaatgtggtgtatcacactgattgattttcgtatattgaagagtccttgcaatccctgggataaatcccacttgatcatggtgtatgatccttttaatgtgctgttggattctgtttgctagtattttgttcaggatttctgcatctatgttcatcagtgatattggtctataattttctttttttgtgatatctttttctggttttggtatcagggtgatggtggcttcatagaatgaatttgggagtgtttctccctctgcaaatttttggaagagtttgagaaggatgggtgttagctcttctctaaatgtttgatagaattcgcctgtgaagccatctggtcctggacttttgtttgttggaagatttttaattatggtttcaatttcattacttgtgataggtctgtttatattttctaattcttcctggttcagtcttggaaaattgtacctttccaagaatttgtccatttcttcgtggttgtccattttattggcatatagttgtttgtagtagtctcttataatcctttgtatttctgcagtgtcagttgtgatttctcctttttcatttctaattttattttatttatttattattattattttttaattaattaatttatttttggctgtactgggtcttcgttgctgcatgcgggctttctccctagttgtagtgagcgggggctactcttcgttgcggcgcacaggcttctcactgtggtggcttctcttgctgcagagcatgcgctctaggtgcatgggcttcagtagttgtggctcacgggctctagagcgcaggctcagtagttgtggcacatgggcttagttgctctgcggcatgtgggatcttcccgggccagggctcgaacctgtgtcccctgcattggcaggcgaattcttaaccactgcgccaccagggaagccctgagatttttcttgtttcttgaggtgagattgaattgttataaacttccctcttggaactgcttttgctgtgtcccataggttttgggtcattgtgttttcgttgtcatttgtttctgttttttaaaaatttcttctttgatttcttcagtgatctcttggttatttagtagcacattgcttagcctccatgtatttgtgtttttttacagtttttttcctgtaattgatttccaatctcgtagcattgtggtcagaaaagatgcttgatacgatttcaattttcttaaattttccgagacttgatttgtgacccaagatatgatctatcctggagaatgttccatgtgcaattgagaggaaagtgtattctgctacttttgggtggaatgttctataaatatcaattagatctatctggtctattgtgtcctttaaagcttgtgtttccttatttattttctgtttggatgatctgtccattggtgtaagtggggtgttaaagtcccctgctatttctgttactgttgatttctcctttcatggctgttagcatttgccttatgtattggggtgctcctatgttgggtgcataaacatttataattgttatatcttcttcttggattggtccttttatcattatgtagtgtccctccttatctcttgtaacagtctttcttttaaagtctattttatctgatatgagtattgctactccagctttcttttgacttccatttgcgtggaatatctttttccatcccttcactttcagtctgtatgtgtccctaggtctgaagtgggtctcttgtagacagcatatatatgggtcttgtttttgtatccattcagccagtctgtgtcttttggttggggcatttaacccatttacattcaaggttattatcaatatgtatgttcctattaccattttctttattgttttgggtttgtttttgtgggtcttcttcttctcttgtgtttactgcttagagaagttcctttagcatttgttgtaaagctggtttggtggtgctgaattctcttagcttttgtttgtctgaaaagcttttgacttctccatcgaatctgaatgagatccttgctgggtagagtaatcttggttgtagatttttctctttcatcactttaagtatatcctgccactcccttctggcctgccgagtttccactgaaaaatcagctgataaccttatggggcttcctttgtatgttattttttgtttttcccttgctgcttttaatattttttctttgaatttaatttttgttagtttgattaatatgtgtcctggtgtgtttttcctaggatttatcctgtatggaactctctgtgcttcctggacttgggtgactatttcctttcccatgttagggaagttttccactataatctcttcaagtattttctcagaccctttctttttctcttcttcttctgggaacctgataattcgaatgttggtacatttagtgttgtcccagacgtctctgagattgtcttcaactcttttcattcttttttctttattctgtttctcagcagttatttccaccattttgtcttccagttcacttattcgttcttctgcctcagttattctgttattgattccgtctagtgtaggtttcatttcagttattgtgttgttcatctctgtttgtttgttctttagttcttctagatctttggtaaacatttcttgtattttctcaatctgtgtttccattctatttctgagattctggatcatctttactatcattactctgaattctttttcaggtagattgcctatttcctcttcatttatttgatcttgtaggtttttatcttgctccttcatctgtgacatatttttttgccatctcatttttttcttttttttaatgagtgggattgtgttcctgtcttactggttgtttggcctaaggcttccaacactggagtttgtaggctattgggtagagctgggtcttggtgctgagatgaggaaccccgtgagacctcactcaaatgaatattccctggggtcttaggttctctgttagtccagtggtttggactcggatcTCCCACTGCAGGAGCATCCCCCCAACCCTGGGCTCGTGaatcaagatcctgcaagccccatggggtggcaaaaaaaaaagaaaaataacaaagtaaaaaataaaattagaaaaggaaactaacagatatgttagaaagaatgtaaaaattaaaaaacagatgaatcaacaactggaaggtacatcagtaccacaatagtaaaaaagaggaggagggaaaggaaaaagaaaaagtggggggtggggaggaaaggccTTGGATGTGCAgagtggggcctaagcaagggtgaggtttgggtggtgggcaagGCCAATGCTCAGTACTCAcaaggctggaaaaggccctgggggctgtggagggtgggacttaggctcaaggaacagaaggggcccagggtGCCCCCCACCTAGGTCCCAGAGAGCctgggacctcacctgggagcccagcaggcttcctggactCAAGTGGGCGGGGCAATCACCCTCcattcctctcctgctcctcctgcagggcccctcctgcctgcctctcctgatctccctggcctccctcctatgcccccaaggacccacgcagcctggagggggcttggagggcaggggaccagcctgggagctcgGCAGGCTCCCCATGCCCAAATGGGTGGGGTTaacgccctctgctcctctcctgctcctccctcagggcccctcccgcctgcctctcctgatctctccAGCCTCAGGGGCGCTGATCTTGCCTGGCCTCCACTTacgtcctaccggttcactttggggttcctctcgtctccttgggggtcagagtcccccaccagcgcccggcaggcaccctagttgtggggagatgctaactctgcgtcttcccacactgccatcttgactcctccctcacaggaacatttatttatttatttatggctgcattgggtccttgttgctgcaccagctttctctagttgcagcgagcaggggctactcttcgttgtggtgtgtgtgcttctcattgcggtggcttctcgttgcggagcatgggctctaggtgtgtgggcttcagtagttgtggcacacgggctcagtagttgtggctcacgggctctagagctcagtagctgtggcacatgggcttagctgctccgccgcatgtgggatcttcccagaccagggatcaaacccgtgtcccctgtgttgccaggcggattcttaaccactgtgccaccagggaagtccccagacgtAGGTTTAACAGGCTTGCCTGAGAGGGTCAGGGCCAAAGCCAAGGACTGGAGAAGTGAGGCCAGTGGGGGTATGGTGACTCTGTCTGGGGGGCCAGTGCAGCAGCAAGAAGCGCCAGGGTCTGGGGTGGCCGGGAGGGTGTAAGTGGAAGGGCACAGCCAGCTCTGTCAGTGCTGCTAAGAGATCAAAGATGAGGACAGAGAGGTGACCTTTGGCCACAGGGAGGTGGAGGGGCTCCTGATGGGGCCCAGCCCCATCCCCCAGGAATGATGAGATGAGGTCCATCCCAGGGGTCAGTCGAATGGAGACCCCGGCTCAGCTGGCAAGAGAAGGGGGACCCTGAGGACCCCTGCATGGGCAGCGTGCCCGTCTGCGGCagccctccctgctctgccccatCTGTGGGTGGAAGGGTGATGCAGAGTGGTGACTGGCCTCAGCTGCCCAAGGTTGGGGAGCTTGTCCCATTGAGAGCCGAGGCTGGGCCCTCGGGGCACACACAGATGCTGGCATGCCTGATGCCCcacctggggcaggtggggggcgAGGGGCCCAGCCCAGACTGGTCAGAGCTACTCCAGGCTGCTGACGCCAGGACCAGGCAAACAAAGCCATTACCAGGTAATGAACTCATTACTGAGGTCAGGCAAGGTCAATACCGGGTAATGAGTTGCCCCCCACAGAGCCACCTGACCCAGAACAGTTCCCAGGGAATGCCTGGGTAGCTAGAGCCACCAGGAGGCCACGGCACAGTTCCAGGGCCTGGTGGGCAGGGGGTGTTCAGGGGCAAGGTGTGCCCGAGTCCAGCGCCCACAGGAAGCCCCATTCCAGCACTAGGATCCAGAGtgagtcacttcccctctctgaccCTGTCTTTTAAGGAGGGACCTCAGGCCTCAGGCCTCCCCTGGCCGCTGCACGCCCTCCTGCCTCTGTCGCCTCTGCGCCCTCACCGTCTCCTGGCCAGCAGAGACTCGTCTTGGGCTCtgacaggggtgggggtggggtggggagagacaggCGAGGCCACAGGGACCACCAGTGGCCCGTGAGGCAGGATGAAGCTGCCCAGAACTGTGCTGAGCAATGGCTTGAGCCAGACCTGCCGGCTTAGTCCACCGAGGTCCCACAACATGGCCTGCACTCTGGGGGTTGAAGGGCACCATAGCCTTCCCTTCCCTAGAGCCCAGAGCCCGCGGTCCAGGCCCCTGCCAAGATGGCTTGCTCACCCTCCAAAGGCCCAGCCAGTCTGGCCAGATGGAGAGCACAGCCCCTACCCTAGAGCCCCGGGCCACACCACCCCTTCCAGGACCAGCTCCAAAACTAACCCCCATCCCACCCGGTGGGTGGCCTGCACGGAGGTCCTGTCCCCCTTGGGCCCTTGCCTGGtgtgccccaccccccaacacaggCCCTCAGATCCTGCCGGCTTCAGGACCGCCACCTGCCTCGCCATGTCCCCCGCTTTGCCAAGAACCTGGTGGGCCTTCAACTGCAGAAGACAAACACCTCTGTGCCCTCAGCACCCACACTCCCCCTACCTCGTGTGGTTGGGGACCTGGGGACCTGCATTACCAGATGCTCCCCTGAGGACTGTGGGCTACAGTCGCATGGCTGCTCCCTAGCCGCCCCCCCAAGGCCACCAGAGCTCCTCCAACATGCAATGCCCTCTTGGCTCCCGACTGCCCTCAGGCTCTGGGAAAGAAAACCTCCCGCCTAGGTGGCTGCCAGGGTTTAATTGCAACAGAGTGCAAGGGTGACCACAGGGAAGTCACAGGGAGTGACCACCCCCTTCTCTGGGCAGAGGCTGAGCCCAGGGCGGTCTCTCCTCCCTGAGTTAATGAGCAGCTACTCGCCCACCTTGTCTGGTGGGAGGGCTGGCCTGAAGGCACAGAGCCCGGTCGGGGACAGCCCGGGTGGGTCAGTGGCTTCCCACAGACACGGCTGGCCTTGCCCCTGGCACACAGAGCGGGACGGGATTGGGGAGTAGCTGGGCCTGTCAGCGCCCCCATGCAGGGAGCCCCCTGGCAGGCTGGCTTCAGGGCTGTGAGGAACTTCCGGGAGGACCTGGAAAGCAGGCCTGTGTGCAGCCCCCCACCCAGCAGCTCTGTCCCCTGAAGGGACAACAGCCACTTGGCTCTGACCAGCCAGCTCCGGCCAGGGCACTCCAACCCGGCTCCGCACTGCAGGCCTCACCTGCGCCCTGGCCTCTCCACTGATGAACATGGGGCCAGGGTCACCACAACTTGCTTCCTGATGCTCACTGAATTTGACCTCTGGGGATCAGAGTCGTGCTGACCACCCCTGCCTGTTCGCCCCAACCAACACATCTGCAACACCCCTCAGGACCCATGGGGTCCCCAGGGCCTCCCCTCCCAGTCTGTCTTTGCTCCTATCACACCCCCTCCTTCGGCCTCTgtcttccccaggcccaggctgccTGGGCAGCCCACTCTAGGCCCTCCTGGCTCTCACATCCCTAACTGCTGGTCGGCAAATCTGGAGTCCCTCCCACACCTGCTCCCACTCTCTTGGCCTCCCTGCTGTCCCCTCCTGGGGACCTGAGGGCCTCCTGCATTTCACAGGTAAGCCTCAGAGAGGGCAGAGCCCTCGGGTCACACAGCCGGGCTCCAGCAGGCCTGGGGAGGAATCCAGGGCTCTTGTGTCAGTCGTACTTTAATTatggaggggagggtggtggtgggtaTGGTTAACAAGGCTCTAGGGAGCAGCAGAGCCACAGGCTGGAGGTCCTGAGGGGCCAGGTGACTCAGCAGGAATGGAGGGTCAGAGGGGTTGACAGAGCACCaaattctcccctctccctgcacctTCCAGAGCGACAGGctccaatgaatgaatgaaccaaggGGATCCAGGCCTCTTCACAGTGGCCTGGGGCCAAGGCTGCCCAAGAACAGGGTCGACGGCACCCCccaatctcacacacacacgcacacgtagGCACAGAGCTGCAGAGAGGGTAGGCCCCGgtgggccctggggacacaggctCCAGTGGCTGTCTTGCCAtctgccctcccagcccagcctggatCCATGccaggccctccctccccacaattTGCTGGGGAGGCCCCAGGGCATCCAGAGTCCTAACTAGCCCCTTGGGTGCCGTGAGCACAACATGTTGGCAGGGGATACTGCCTTCCAGAGAGGCCCACAGCACACTGCCCACGGCCCGGTGATGGGCACGGGCAGCAGTGCATGTGCCAAGGCACCAGGGTGAGAATGAATGGGGTGCAGTGGTAGAGTGGGAGGGACAGGAAAGCCAGCAGGGATGGCCatgagggccttgaatgccaggcaaAGGAGGTGCACAGctggccaggggtggggtggcCCCACCCGGGACTCTCAGCCCCAGATTCATTCACCCAAGGACTTCATCCAACATCCAGCCCGCTCAGCACCACTGGGCCCGTACTCAGGATCCTACTGTGGATGGAGGTGGACAGAGAACAGAGCCATTTAATCATGATTGCGAGGGTGCTGTGGGGGAGGGGCCTGAGTTCCCTGGTAGGGGGTGAGATGGTCAAGGAAGGCTGCCCTGGAGAAGTGGGATGAGTGGGAGCAGCCAGGCGAGGGGGGAGCAGGGGGCACATTCCAGGCCAGACAAACAGCCTAGGCAAAGGCTTAGGGGGTGAAGACGGTCACTGGGttagaggaggaagaggacaggGTCAGTGCACACAGCAGCGAGGGATGGGCTGGATCTTGAATTCAGGGGCAGAAGTGCATGTTGTGTGTGGGCTGTAGGGGAGCAGTGCAGAGATAGCAGCCTGGACTGTGGTATGGGAGGAGGTGGCCCCAGCCAGTGAGGAGGGCTTCAGGCCGTGACTACACCTGCCTTCCCCTGACTGTGATGGGGACTGTGGCTTCGAGCAGAGTATGTGAGCTCGGTTCCCCACTTGGGGTTGGGCGCTTCCACGTCCCCATCACCTCTGCCCAGAAGCCTGTTCAAGCCCCTTGTTGGGACCCACTGACAGCGCAGCACCGCGGGCAAGTCCTGCACACTCAAGCCTTTGGCGTCGTTCCCCCGGTTCCCCGGGGCCCCATTCGCCAAGGTTTCTGCCCTGCCGGGGTTCCGCGGGCCCCAGGCCAGATTCCCTGAGGCCTTGGTCGTTCCCACAGCCGTCCCGGAGGCCCTCTCCACGGAGCGTCTCCCGGGCCCCATTGATCGCTAGGCTACGGGCTGGGGCTCCGGCCCGGCCGGGCTCTGGAGGCGGCGGTGGCggtggaggcggcggcggcgcggatGGCGGCAGAGCCCCGGCGCCCGTGGGCCCAGGCGCGCAGCGCGTACGGTGCCAGTGAGGCGCTGCGGCGCGCGGTGGGCCGCCGGCCGGACCCCGGGCCGCAGCCCCACAGGCCGAGCCCCAACGAAGCCCGCGCCCCAGGCCGCCTGGCGCGCCCGCGGTGCCAGCTCCGGGCTGAGGCGGCGGCGCGGGCCGACGCGCCCCGGCTGCCACGGCTGGTGGAGCGCGCGGGGGCCGCGGCGGGGGCCGGGAAGCCTGAGGAGGCGCGCAGCCGCGGCTCCGTGTGCTCTGTGTGCGGGGAGCCGCGCGGCGGGGCCACCTACCCGGCGGGCGTCTTGGAGGTGAGCGAGCGGCAGCTGCAGGAGGGCCTGGCGGCCGTGCGCGCCGAGCTGGGCGCGGGGCTGGAGGCGCTGCGCGCGGAGCTGCGGGCCCAGATGGACGCCCTG
Above is a genomic segment from Balaenoptera musculus isolate JJ_BM4_2016_0621 chromosome 14, mBalMus1.pri.v3, whole genome shotgun sequence containing:
- the LOC118880087 gene encoding protein FAM246B-like; this translates as MAAEPRRPWAQARSAYGASEALRRAVGRRPDPGPQPHRPSPNEARAPGRLARPRCQLRAEAAARADAPRLPRLVERAGAAAGAGKPEEARSRGSVCSVCGEPRGGATYPAGVLEVSERQLQEGLAAVRAELGAGLEALRAELRAQMDALRALLPPPPPAPREPRVPRGPALLRALGTVNALAAGARPTDNASDSPADGGASRAPARKNLKKTPPGAPQGGGD